CCTACCCGGCAACCGCCGATGACCACCCCGCGAGAGATCCCGCCTGCTACAGCGCTGTGAACGGCGCGCTGGCGGGCTCTCTCGCTACCGGCGAGATACACCACCGCCCGGGACACGACCAAGACCTACGACTGGGTTAGGTGGTCTTCTGCCCGTCGACTTTCTGACATAAGACCGCCAAGCGGAAGCGCGGCGGCACTTCGAGCACCGGTTCCCCGACACCGTCGAGCTTCATGCAGAAGCTGACTTCTACCGCGAGCGGGGCAAGCTCACCTTGCCGCCTTCCAGCTGCATCAGGCGACGGAGCGGCACTACCGCTGTGTCCTGCTGGTGCTGACGCTCTACAGCCCAAAGCTGCACCGCCTGGACCGCTTGCGCTCGCAGGCCGAAAGCCTGAATGCCCGTTCGACCGCGGCATGGCCACGCGACACGAAGTTCGCGCGGCGCTGTTTCGCCCGGCTCAACCGCACTTATGTCGAAGCTCGCTACGCACCACACTACGAGATTACGAGCGAGGAGCTAGCTTGGCTGACGGATCGGGTCGATAGTTTAAGCTGCGTCATCGAATCTATTTGCCCTACTAACTTCAGTGCATCGCCAAAATGACCTTATCAAAAAGGCAGTTTTATTTGGCAGGATTTGAATTTTGCCAGTGGTCTCCAATTTTCACTTCTCTTTGCACCGTAACTTTATATCTGCAATTTTCATCTCCGAAAACTATGTTTATCGATTTGTTGTGGTGATCAACATTATAATGCTCGTATATGTCAGAGCTTCGACCTGCATGTTTCAAAGTAATGCCACTATCAGAGGTGCGGTAAATCCCTTCCTTTGCGAAGCATTTGACTTCTTTTTCATTTTCAAATCCTGCACCCGAAGTAATCACAAGGCGATCTTTGTATATCTCTTTTGTCCATTTTGTGCTTAATTCAAGATCTTCATCCGAAATTTTCGTATTTGGAATGTATACTTCTACTGTGTCGCCAAGTGCAACGGTTGTTATGAGCGCGGCGCTTAAAAATACGGGGGCAAGTTTCATTTCAAATTTCTCGCTGATTTGACGCACTAAGTCATGCTCTTGTGCGGACGCGCTCAGCCTGTTCAAAAGACTGGGCGCTTCTTTGGCTAAGCGCCGCGATTAACCGTTATTCCATCCCGGCAGTTCCATCTGGATTTGTGACAGGTTTGGCTGTGATATATGTACCAGGGGTCGAGGGAGATGCCTGAAAGGTGCCTTTCGCTGTCTTAAAATCGATGATGCCGTCCGTATATATTGACCTATCTGCGTTTCGACCGTAGCCGTTTCCACTCAAGATTACGGCACCAAAATTGAGATCTCCAAATTCTAGTTGCTTTGGATTGCTTGTAAACGCGTTTGCATAATCAGAGTCTGATACCGGTGATGCGCTGAACTGGGGTGAGCTATCTCCGCCGGTTCCGACTTGAGTTGGCCCTTGACCACCTCCGCCAACACCAGGTGTGGATTCACCCCCATTGCCTCCAGGGGGGATCCGCCGCCATTCGATGGATCGCCAGGGTTCTCCGAGCCCGGACCGACTGAAATGGGCGGCAAAGTTATAGATCGACCTGGATTTATACCTCCTTCGTCGGTTACATCATGCGCCGAAACCAAATATAGCCTATTTGCTGCAGCTATATCTTGGTTTTGGGCGCTTGTATGTGGCTCTCCGGAATTATTGGGACTTTTAATATTTAAAACTGCAGCGCTCTGCTGCGGTGTAAGGTTGTGCCTTGATCTTGGGTCTGGAGATCGGCGAATTCGCGATGATGTCGGAACTTCCAATTCGATATCTTTTTTCTTCCTTCGTAAAAGACATTAACGGATGACTTTGAAATGGGCGCCGCAGAGATAGAAACATCATCATGTAGCTCCTTATTGAATGACCCAATGATTGCGAGCGTTCTTGGAGAAACTTCTCGAATTTTGCAAAATCTGGCGCGCCTGAGGTGTTAATTTATCGCATAACACAATGAACTAATCTCAGACTTAGGGAACAATCCAGTTGCCAAGTTCTGCGCGAGAAGACATGGGCGGCCAAAAGCTTTAGTCAAGGCAGGATTTTATCCGTATAATTTAAATTTAAATGGCGCAACATATCAATATTCGCGCAAAAATAGTGCAGCATACAAGTTTTGACGTCGGGAATGTTATTGCCGCAGCCAAAGAAGTAGCCTGCCTGAGGCAGAAAGCGCCCATAAGCCCAGCAAATGCGGCAGGCAGTCATGAGCTATGAGTCGAAGCCAGACCATCTGCTACCGGGCGAAAGGCTGAGGTATGATCATCGTCCTCAGCATACATTCGCGTAACGTCGGCCTACGGAGCGCGGCGCGTCGACTGTCCTGAACCATGTGAGCCCTCGCCGGGCAGGCGACCGACCCTGTAAGCCCTCCACCCGACAGATAACCTGTGCGGTGCATTCCTGCCCGTCTGCAGGGCCGCCGCCCGTACCAACCATCCGGACGGTGCGGCCATTTTTGGCCAAACGCCCGGTGCGTGTGTTCTCAATAGCTTAGGCGCTCCCTGGACCTAGACCAGTTCGAACCGCATCGAATTACTATGTCGCCGCAGCAGCTTATCCCACTTGAAAAGGTCGGCCATCTTTGGCCAAGCCCTCGGCCATTTTTGGCCAAACTTTTACACCTGCAGTCGATCGCCGGTACGAGGATTCGCCAACTAGACACGATCATCCCATAAGATCAGATGCTTGGGTAATCGAGCATAAAACCGGTTCGCCGGGGATGATCGTGGCACGAACACTGCCATGGGCTCCCGCGCAGCGCCGCAGCCGGCGGGATCATCCCGCCCTCGACCCGGAAGATCCGTCGATCGACCCGGGCCGGCCGCAACCGCACCGGGAGAGACCATGCCGACACCCGCCTATATCTCGATCGAAGGCGCCACCCAGGGCAACATCACCCAGGGCGCCTTCACCGAAGCCTCCGTCGGCAACATCTGGCAGGAGGGCCACGAGAACGAGATCCTCGTCCAGGCCATCGACCACCGCGTCACCATCCCGCGCGACCCCCAGTCCGGACAGCCCTCCGGCCAGCGCGTCCACCTGCCGTTCAAGTTCACCGCGCCGCTGAACAAGGCGACCCCGCTGCTCTACAACGCCCTGACCTCGGGCGAGATGCTGACCAAGGTCGAGGTCAAGTGGTTCCGCACCAGCTCGGCCGGCAAGCAGGAGCACTTCTTCACCACACGGCTGATCGACGCGACCATCATCGATATCGACGCCCAGCCGAAGACGCACAAGGGCGAGGGGTTCAACGAGCTGCGGTTTGAGGACGAGCAGGCCCGGGAGGAGGTGTTCGTTCACGCGCAGAAGGACATGCGGGTGAAGGTGCGCCACGACCGGCGCAAGCGGGTCGACCACGGCCAGTCGGAGAGCATCGAGAACGACAAGGCGATCGATGGCGGTGGCAACCACGTCGAGACGATCGCGCAGAACAAGCAACTCGCGGTCAGCATGAACATGAGCCGCACAGTCGGCCTGACCTCTTCGGAGGAGGTCGGGATGATGAAGAATACCGTCGTCGGGGTGAGCCAAACCGCCACGATGGGGACGAGCATCGGGACGAAGTACCGGCTCGAGGTCGGCGATGAGCTGGAGATCGTCGTCGGCAAGGCCCGTCTGGTGATGAAGAGCGACGGCAGCATCACGCCGCAGGGCGACACCCACACCCACACGGCGAGCACGCCGATCAAGATGAACGGCAAGGTCATCGACCTGAACTGATCGCGACCGATGACGGTCCTCAACCACACGCCGTTCCCCGCGATGGCGTTCCGGCAGTACAACCTGCGCGGCGCGATCAACGGCGTCGTGGTCGCGCGCGGCACGTTCCGGCTGGTGCAGAACGATGCACTGCGGATCATGGAGACGCAGGACCCGCTGCCGCTGAGTGACGTCTACGCGGGTGATCCCCATCGCATCCCGCTGGTGGCCCAGGGCGTGCTGGTGCCGTTCAAGCCGGGCACCGACATCACCCTGCTGGGCAGCGCCTACGCGGTCGAGGCCGGCACGGCTGCCTCGTGGCTATGCGGGCTGAAGCTCGGGCCGGTCGCCAAGGCCCTGCGGGTCCACGGGCCGCGCCGGTGGGAGCCGGCGTTCGACGGGTCCCGGCTGGCGGGCTGGCGGCTGTCGCAGCCCGAGCCGGTGGCGGAGGTGCCGCTGGAGTGGGGCCGCGCCTATGGCGGCCCGCTGCCGCGCGGTCCGGACGAGGCGGAGACGGTCTGCCCCCGCAACCCGCTGGGCTGCGGCATCGTCGATCTGGAGAAGACCGCGATCGGCCCCGGCGAGAGCCGGCTGGCGCCGCAGATCGAGGCGCCGGGGGCGCCGATCGGCGCCTGGGATGAGACGCCCGAGCCGCAGGGCTTCGGCCCGGTGCCGCCCTGGTGGGCGCAGCGGCTGTTGCTGGCCGGGACCTTCGACGAGGCGTGGCGGGATGTGCGCCACCCGCTGCTGCCGGCGGACTTCGACTATCGGTTCTACCAATGCGCGCCGCCGGGCCTCGTGGCGGAGCCATGGCTTTCCGGCGACGAGGCGTTCCAGCTGGTCAACCTCGTACCCGGGCCGGTGCGCCTGCACGGGCGTCTGCCGGCGCTGCGGCTGCGGATGCGGCTGGAGCAGACGGACGGCGACGTGATCCGCGACCTCGTGCTGGACGGGGTGGAATTCGACCTGCGGCCGCAGGTGGCGAAGGTGTTCCTGACCTGGCGGGCGGGCTTCGCCTGGGCCGACGGGCGCGGGATGCCCGAACTCGCTCTCGTGCGCGCACCGAAGACCTCGGAGGCTACGACATGAGCGAGCCGCTGTTCATCCGGGTCCGGCCCAACAACCTACCCAAGCCCGAGCCGAAGCCTGAGGCTGGCTCAGGTGGTTCCGCACCGCCGGAGGGAGTGCACTGGGACGCGGAGCCGCGGGCGGTGTGCCTGGCCCCAGACGTGTGCAAGACGAAGGTCGGCTTGACGCTGGTGCCGGTGCCTTACCAGGTCTGGGGCAAGGCCGAGGACGCACAGAATTTCTCCACGAGCGTGTACTTCCGCGGCACGCCGGCGATGCGCTTCAACTCTGTGTTCAGCAAGACTTACGGAGACGAGCCGGCGCAGGACAAGGGCGGGGTGAAGTCCGGGGACCGGAGCGGGAAGGTCGAGCCGACCTCGCACTCGCCGACGGTGAATATCCAGAATAGCCCGGCGGTGCGCCATCGCGACCGGGTCACGCTCAACGGCGGCAACACGCCGGGTGAAATCGTGCTCAGTCGGGATCAGGCTTCCTATGGTTCAAAGGCGGCTCCATCGCCGCCGGCTACGGGGGCGGCTGATGAGCCGCGTGGCATGGGCGGGCAGTTCTACGACCATTCGCCGACGCTGCAGGACCTGAATGCGGCCAAGGAGAAGGTGTCTGAATGGTGGCACGATCCGTCGGCGATCGGCCGAGACGCGCAGGCGGCGGCCGAGTGGGCCAAGTCTGTCCCAGGCGATCTGAAGCGGGCCGGGGAGCAGGCTTGGCAGTGGGCGACGTGGGACCACGTCAAGGAGGCACCCGGTCAGGTCTGGGGCTGGGGCAAGGACCAAGCGCAGAAGGGTTGGGCTCACGGGAAGGACGTCTACCGGAAGGACGGGGTCGGCGGCTTGGCGGCGGCCGGTCTGGCGCTGGGAGTGGAGGTCTTCAACCCGGTCGAAAAACTGAAGATGCTGGAATTAGGTACCAAGGTCCTCAAGGAAGCCGGGGCCCTGGAACGCGCCGCTCACGGCGCGGAGCATGCACTGGAGCATGCCAAATCGGGTGACGGTGGGGTCAGGATAACGGAGAAGAAAAAGCGCAAGCGGAATCCCTGCCATCATCTTGCGAAAGGTAATCCGAACGGCAAAGGTCCTTTTCGTGGGGGGCTTATGGCGGAGTTCCTGGGTCGAAAGTCCTTGGTCTTGAGTCACATCATATCCCGCCGAGATCGGCGTATCCTACAGCCCTTTCAGATCGAGTTGGTGGTATCAATGCGATGCCATCGATCCAGATGGATAGAAACGATCACTTCGAGACAAGTAGCCACGGCCAGAATGGTAAAAGTGCGGCAAATTACCGAGAGTCACAAAGAATTTTATTGGTTAATGGAAGTTATCGCGACGCTGTTGCAAATAATTATCGAGACGCTAGAAATGTTGCCCGAGTGTCTGGCAATCAAAACAAGTACAATGAAGCGATGCGCAAGGCCTCATCGTACCGGCGTTGCTTAGAAAAACACGGACTGTTACCGGTAAAAGGCAAATAATTATGACATGGACAATCGATCTGTACAATGGTGTCGGCCCGATTAAATTCGGGATGTCTTTCGAAGAGGTATCTGCTATTATCGGAATCGGCGGGAGAAAGAAAATAAAATATTCCGAGTGTAACTATTCGTTAGGACCAGCAAAGCCTCGTGCAATATTCAGGAATAACGCACTCGAGGAAGTTGGATTTTCTAAATATTTTGAAGATGACTTAGTTTACATGGATATAGATTTTTTCAAAGACAATGAAATTGAAGTTGTGAAAAAACTATTATATTATAATAAAGTTGAGACATACGAGACAGTTGGGTTTTTGGTTTTCTTTTCTCTCGGGATTGCGCTTACTGGCTTTCATGATCAAGACGAGGGTCAAAAGTCAGTTTCTGTATTCAAGAAGGGAGTTTGGGACGAAATGCGAGATGAAATGACCGTCTATAAGTCTGAGTGATGTAGCCGCGATCGATGACCGCAACGGCAACCGCATCGCGCTCGAGCGCGACCCGCGCGGGCTGATCACGCGGATGGGCTGAGCCTCGCCTTCGACAACGACGCGGCCGGCCGGCGCACCGACGTCACCCTTGTCGGCACCGACGGCACGCGCTGCCCGCTGCTGCGCTACCGCTTCGATGTCCGTGCCAACCTCGTGGCGGCCGAGTCGACCTGCGGGCCGTCGCACTTCTACGAGCACGACGCCGCCGACCGCCGCGTCGCCTGGACCGACGGGCTCACCACCTGGTCGCGACGCGTCTACGACGCCCAGGGCCGGGTCGTGCGCAGCGAGACCCGCGGCGCCGACGGCGCGCCCGCCCTCTACGACGGCGACAGCTTCACGTACGATCCCGACAACAACCGCACCCTGTACACGCCCGGCTGTCGACCGGAGGAGCGGCGCTGGTACCATTACGGGCCCGGCGGGCTGGTCATCGCCGAGGAGGACGGGCTGGGCCACCGGACCGAGCACGTCTGGAGCGCGGCCGGCGAGATGCTCGCCGAGGTCGAGGCCGAGGGCGGCCGCACCGCGTACCGCTACGACGATTACGGCCGGGTGGCGGCGGTGACCGACCCGGAAGGGCGCGAGACCCGCACCGACCATGATGCGGACGGCAGCCTGCAGCACGTGCTCGACCCGCTCGGGCGGTCGTGGGTCTACGGCACCGACGAACGCGGCATCCTCATCTCGGTGACCGACCCGCTCGGGCACCGCACCGACATCACCCTGGACGCGGCCGGTGGGCCGGTGGCGCTGATGCGCCACGACGGACTGATCGAGCGCCAGGCCTACGACGCGCACGGGCGGCTGTCGGGGATCCGCGACTACAGGGGCGGTGTGACCCGTTTCGCCCGGGACGGGTTCGGGGGCGTGGTGGCGGTGGAGGACCCGCTGGGTGGGGTGACGCGGTTCGCCTACGAGTCGGGCACGGCGGGGTTCTGGCAGCCGAGCAGCGTGACGCGGCCGGACGGGGTGGTCAGCCGCCTGACCCGGGATCGGTCCGGCACGCGGGTGGAGCGGGTCGACGGCGAGGGGCGGCGGACGGTGGAGCGCTACGGCGCCTATGGGCTCCTAGCCGAGATCGAGGACCCGAAGGGCGGGCGCCTGCGCTTCGGCCATGACGGGCTGGGCCGGCTGGAGCGGGTGGAGAACCAGCTCGGGCGAGCCTGGACGTTCGAGCGGGACGCGGCCGGCCGCGTGGTGGCCGAGACCGACTTCGACGGGCTGCGCACGACCTACGGGTACGACCGGGCCGGGCGGCTGACCGAGAAGCTGGCGGCGGATGGCACGCGCACGACCTACGAGCACGACGCCGCGGGGCTGCTGACGGGTGAGACCGTGACGGTGCCGGGGGCGGCCGAGCCGTAGGTCACGACCTTCGCCTATGACGGGGCCGGTCAGCTGGTCGCGGCGCGGGGGGCGGGTCGGAGGTTCTGCTGGAGTGGGACGGGCTCGGCCGGGTGGTGGCCGAGACGGTGGACGGGCGGCGTGTCGAGAGCCGGTACGATTGCTGCGGCAAACGGGTGGAACGGGCGGGGCTCGGCGGCCGGGTGGAGAGCCGATACGACCCGCTGGGTGCGCTGACGGCGCTGGAGATCGCCGGGCACGGCCCGCTCACCCTAGATCACGACGCGGCGGGGCGGGAGCTGCGCCGGGCGAGCGCGGCGGGGTTCGTGCTGGAGAGCACCTGGGACGCGGCGGGCCAGCTGGTGCGGCAGGTCGGCGGCCGGGGGCGGAGTTCCGGCTCGGGTGCCGGGAAGGTGCTGGAGCGGGTGTATGGCTGAGACCGGGCGTACGCGCCGGTGTCGGTGTCCGACCTGCGCTGGGGCCGGGGCGGATATCGGTACGACCGCAACGGCCAAGTGGTCGAGGGCCGGCACGGGGACGGGTCTGCGGAGCGGTACGGCTACGACGCGGCCCTGAACGTGGCGGAGTTCGCGGAGGCGGGGGCGGGACCTGCGAGTGGTCTGGTCCAGGCAGTGTCGTACGGGCGGGATCCGACAGGTGGGCTTCGAGCGTGGCGTGGCACGCCTGGAGGCCGGATAGAGACGGCGCATGGTCCTTCGGGCGAGCGGGTGACGTACCGGCACGATGTCTGCGGGCGCGTGGTCGAGCGGGTGCTGGAGCGGGACGGGTTCCGGCCGCGTAAGTGGCTCTACCGGTGGGACGGCGAGGACCGCCTGGTCGGCTGTACGACGCCCGTGGGCGAGATGTGGGCGTAAGGCTACGATCCGTTCGGGCGGCGGCTGTGGATGCGGCGCACGGATACGAGGTCGGACGCTGCGGCGAGCGATGGTCCCGTGGGGACGGCGTATGGCTGGGACGGGGATCTGCTGAGCGCGGAGGCGCCGCTCGGGGCCGATGGCTCGGCGGACTGGGCTCGGGCGACGATCTGGCACTACGAGCCCGGGACGTTCCGGCTCCCACTCGCCCGCGGCGTTTCCCTTGCCTTTCTGTCTATCGCGATCTTCCCCCTAATGAACGCACTGCTCGCTTGGGCGCTGCCGCTGCGGCGATTGTCGAGCGGACCGGCCACAGCGCGGCGGCTGCCGATGACCGGAATCGCTCAATCACAGGTGAAATCGACCTGATACTCCGGGATCCGACGGATCGCGTCGAACATGATCTCGATGGGGTATCGGCCGTATCGCTCCCCCTCGGTTCTAGGTGCGTGGCCTTGTATGGCGTCGAGCACAGCCGGATCGATGCCTGCTCGCTGGCCAACGGTCTTGAAGCGATGTCGCCAGCCAAGGTCCGAATCAACCCCTAGATCCGTCACGCCGAGCGAGCGCACTCATGCGGCCAGCCGCTCGCCGACTTTCTTGTAGATCGGGTGGGCTTTGGAACAGCCGCGGGTTCGGGCCGGATCCTGGAAAAGCGGTCGCGAACCTCTCGAACCCGCGAACGAGAGAAAGCCTTGAGCGACGAGATGCGGATGCAAGGGAACGTCCCTCCAAAGGCCCGTTTTGGCCGACCCGGCCTCGGGCGTGATCCGAACGATCCAGATCCCGTGTACTTGTCGGACGTCGCTCCCACGCAGCTGGGTCATCTCGTTCAAGCGGGCGCCGTCATAGGCGCAGAGCCACGGGACCCATCTTCGGGCAGCGGCATGCTCGATCGAGAGCTTGGCGGGCGGCTCTTGTAGGGAGCCGCGCAGGATCGTCAGGGCTTCGTCGTCGGTAAAGTCCCGGTCCCGCGATAGCACCGGCCTCGGCGTCTTCACGACCACGCCCGTGGCCACGTTGGCTTCCAGGCGACCGCCCGCGACGCCGTAATTCATGATGGCTTTCACCGCACTGAGGTACGGCGTGCGGACCGTATTCGCCGATCGACCGGAACCGAGCAGCTTCTCCTTCCAGTCGATGAGATCACGGCGGGAGACCGAGGCGAGATCGTCGCGGCCGAGAGCGGCTTCCAATTCGGCCATTACGCCCGACCATCGTTTCACCGTAGCGGGCGCAAGATTCGCTTCGGCGGCACAGGCCGCAAGCAAACGGCGCCAAGGTACGGGCGGGCCAGTGCCGGTGTCGCGTGCGACCGACATTGATGCGTCCGGCGACGAGGCGCCGGGTTCCGGCCGCCTCAAGCATGAGGTGGCGATACCTCCGATCCGCCGTTCGCGATTGCGAGGAACGCTTGGCGGGGGGCCTGCTCGAAGGAATGGCCGCCCCTCAGGTTGGACCAGGAATCTTCGACCTCACAGACCTTCCGAAGGAATCGAACGCGCGCCAGCAGCGGGTCCTTGGTTCCGAGAGACTCCTTCACTTCGCTCCTTCGAAGGAGCGGCTTCAGGTCCTTCGGAACGCGACACCTATACCAGTAGACGCCCGACTTCGGGGGCCGCCATGGGCGGGACAGCGGGAGAACCATGGTGTAGCACCCATGTGTACCACCCGGCGCTCCGCAACTATCTCAGAAAAATAAGCTTTTTGGGTTTAAGCCACTTGCGGGGCGAGTGGCGG
The sequence above is drawn from the Methylobacterium mesophilicum SR1.6/6 genome and encodes:
- a CDS encoding DUF2169 family type VI secretion system accessory protein — translated: MTVLNHTPFPAMAFRQYNLRGAINGVVVARGTFRLVQNDALRIMETQDPLPLSDVYAGDPHRIPLVAQGVLVPFKPGTDITLLGSAYAVEAGTAASWLCGLKLGPVAKALRVHGPRRWEPAFDGSRLAGWRLSQPEPVAEVPLEWGRAYGGPLPRGPDEAETVCPRNPLGCGIVDLEKTAIGPGESRLAPQIEAPGAPIGAWDETPEPQGFGPVPPWWAQRLLLAGTFDEAWRDVRHPLLPADFDYRFYQCAPPGLVAEPWLSGDEAFQLVNLVPGPVRLHGRLPALRLRMRLEQTDGDVIRDLVLDGVEFDLRPQVAKVFLTWRAGFAWADGRGMPELALVRAPKTSEATT
- a CDS encoding DUF4150 domain-containing protein, with protein sequence MSEPLFIRVRPNNLPKPEPKPEAGSGGSAPPEGVHWDAEPRAVCLAPDVCKTKVGLTLVPVPYQVWGKAEDAQNFSTSVYFRGTPAMRFNSVFSKTYGDEPAQDKGGVKSGDRSGKVEPTSHSPTVNIQNSPAVRHRDRVTLNGGNTPGEIVLSRDQASYGSKAAPSPPATGAADEPRGMGGQFYDHSPTLQDLNAAKEKVSEWWHDPSAIGRDAQAAAEWAKSVPGDLKRAGEQAWQWATWDHVKEAPGQVWGWGKDQAQKGWAHGKDVYRKDGVGGLAAAGLALGVEVFNPVEKLKMLELGTKVLKEAGALERAAHGAEHALEHAKSGDGGVRITEKKKRKRNPCHHLAKGNPNGKGPFRGGLMAEFLGRKSLVLSHIISRRDRRILQPFQIELVVSMRCHRSRWIETITSRQVATARMVKVRQITESHKEFYWLMEVIATLLQIIIETLEMLPECLAIKTSTMKRCARPHRTGVA
- a CDS encoding DUF6538 domain-containing protein, whose translation is MVLPLSRPWRPPKSGVYWYRCRVPKDLKPLLRRSEVKESLGTKDPLLARVRFLRKVCEVEDSWSNLRGGHSFEQAPRQAFLAIANGGSEVSPPHA
- the tssD gene encoding type VI secretion system tube protein TssD, with amino-acid sequence MPTPAYISIEGATQGNITQGAFTEASVGNIWQEGHENEILVQAIDHRVTIPRDPQSGQPSGQRVHLPFKFTAPLNKATPLLYNALTSGEMLTKVEVKWFRTSSAGKQEHFFTTRLIDATIIDIDAQPKTHKGEGFNELRFEDEQAREEVFVHAQKDMRVKVRHDRRKRVDHGQSESIENDKAIDGGGNHVETIAQNKQLAVSMNMSRTVGLTSSEEVGMMKNTVVGVSQTATMGTSIGTKYRLEVGDELEIVVGKARLVMKSDGSITPQGDTHTHTASTPIKMNGKVIDLN
- a CDS encoding RHS repeat protein yields the protein MAAESTCGPSHFYEHDAADRRVAWTDGLTTWSRRVYDAQGRVVRSETRGADGAPALYDGDSFTYDPDNNRTLYTPGCRPEERRWYHYGPGGLVIAEEDGLGHRTEHVWSAAGEMLAEVEAEGGRTAYRYDDYGRVAAVTDPEGRETRTDHDADGSLQHVLDPLGRSWVYGTDERGILISVTDPLGHRTDITLDAAGGPVALMRHDGLIERQAYDAHGRLSGIRDYRGGVTRFARDGFGGVVAVEDPLGGVTRFAYESGTAGFWQPSSVTRPDGVVSRLTRDRSGTRVERVDGEGRRTVERYGAYGLLAEIEDPKGGRLRFGHDGLGRLERVENQLGRAWTFERDAAGRVVAETDFDGLRTTYGYDRAGRLTEKLAADGTRTTYEHDAAGLLTGETVTVPGAAEP
- a CDS encoding HEPN domain-containing protein, whose protein sequence is MHQATERHYRCVLLVLTLYSPKLHRLDRLRSQAESLNARSTAAWPRDTKFARRCFARLNRTYVEARYAPHYEITSEELAWLTDRVDSLSCVIESICPTNFSASPK